In Salmo salar chromosome ssa24, Ssal_v3.1, whole genome shotgun sequence, the following proteins share a genomic window:
- the cssa24h22orf39 gene encoding synaptic plasticity regulator PANTS — protein sequence MMADSGAMWRPPRTCDDYWSEFRHCKSLWNRFHNYYAHGTSPSCGQWKEDYYSCREWEKNPGPETKESLQQSERNREAEQRKFTPVWDLRRDPPRDWHMPLHQGKSPDSQS from the exons ATGATGGCAGATTCTGGAGCAATGTGGAGG CCGCCCCGGACCTGTGATGACTACTGGAGTGAATTCAGACACTGCAAAAGCCTGTGGAACCGTTTCCATAACTACTATGCCCATGGCACATCCCCCTCCTGCGGGCAGTGGAAAGAAGACTACTACTCATGTAGAGAGTGGGAGAAGAACCCAGGCCCAGAGACCAAG GAGTCTTTACAGCAGAGTGAGAGGAACCGGGAGGCGGAGCAGAGGAAGTTCACCCCTGTGTGGGACCTGAGACGAGATCCGCCCAGAGACTGGCACATGCCCCTGCACCAGGGAAAGTCCCCAGATTCCCAGTCCTAA
- the LOC106585051 gene encoding ubiquitin recognition factor in ER-associated degradation protein 1 — translation MFSFNMFDHPIPRAFQNRFSTQYRCYSVSMLAGPNDRSDVEKGGKIIMPPSALDQLSRLNITYPMLFKLTNKNSDRMTHCGVLEFVADEGICYLPHWMMQNLLLEEGGLVQVESVNLMVATYSKFQPQSPDFLDITNPKAVLENALRNFACLTTGDVIAINYNEKIYELRVMETKPDKAVSIIECDMNVDFDAPLGYKEPERRYKAPEEPTEEEGDPSTWTDMDMRFRAFTGSGNRLDGKKKGIEPSPVPIDPSDIKRGIPNYEYKVGRITFIRNSRPQPRKTTEDEDSEFIAFSGEGQSLRKKGGRKP, via the exons ATG TTTTCCTTCAACATGTTTGATCACCCGATCCCACGGGCTTTCCAAAACCGCTTCTCCACTCaataccgctgctactctgtgtcCATGCTGGCGGGTCCCAACGACCGGTCGGATGTGGAGAAAGGAGGAAAAA TTATAATGCCACCATCAGCACTTGATCAACTAA GCAGACTTAACATTACCTACCCCATGTTGTTCAAACTGACCAACAAGAACTCAGACAGAATGACACACTGTGGTGTCTTGGAGTTTGTAGCAGATGAGGGTATTTGTTACCTGCCACACTGG ATGATGCAGAATCTCCTGCTGGAGGAAGGGGGCCTGGTCCAGGTGGAGAGCGTTAACCTCATGGTGGCAACATACTCCAAGTTCCAGCCTCAGAGCCCAGACTTCCTGGATATCACTAACCCCAAAGCAGT GTTGGAAAATGCCTTGAGAAACTTTGCCTGCTTAACCACAGGAGATGTTATTGCAATTAACTACAATGAAAAG ATCTATGAACTGCGAGTGATGGAGACTAAGCCAGACAAGGCAGTATCTATCATTGAATGTGATATGAAT GTGGACTTTGATGCTCCGCTGGGTTACAAAGAACCAGAGAGACGTTACAAAGCACCAGAGGAGCCCACA gaagaggaaggagaccCCAGCACTTGGACTGACATGGACATGAGATTCAGA GCCTTCACTGGTTCAGGCAATCGTCTGGATGGCAAAAAGAAAGGCATTGAGCCTAGCCCCGTCCCCATCGATCCCAGTGACATTAAAAG AGGGATTCCTAACTACGAGTACAAGGTCGGAAGGATCACCTTCATCAGAAACTCCAGGCCTCAGCCCAGGAAAACAACAGAGGAT GAGGATTCAGAATTCATCGCCTTTTCTGGTGAGGGACAGTCACTACGCAAGAAAGGTGGCAGAAAGCCTTGA